A region from the Lolium perenne isolate Kyuss_39 chromosome 4, Kyuss_2.0, whole genome shotgun sequence genome encodes:
- the LOC139830327 gene encoding protein FAR-RED IMPAIRED RESPONSE 1-like: protein MGGKEPKTIITDQNKAMKKAIKTVLKSTTHRNCYYHIVTKMSQKESTFFAKNTGLSEMLMYIAKNAFTPAEFEMGWNKVIEDYNASGEEHLSKLFRIRHRWVPAYFMDKFYPFSSSTGRSESTNNMWKCYSQHTDTITIFLEQYEVIQDKCLSALDKKKLTSTLKTAKLVTRHPFEKQALEQFTNDIFEKFQIEITNNTAFKVDGSLEPGRHLRLKRIVKFYNHMEFKRELFDVTFDDEKKTSCVPAKRCRGMVYIAAM, encoded by the coding sequence ATGGGTGGAAAAGAACCAAAGACAATAATAACAGACCAGAACAAGGcaatgaagaaagcaataaaaacAGTTCTAAAGTCCACAACACACAGGAACTGCTACTACCACATCGTGACCAAGATGAGCCAGAaagagagcaccttctttgcaaAAAACACAGGACTGTCGGAAATGCTAATGTACATTGCAAAGAACGCATTCACACCAGCTGAGTTCGAAATGGGATGGAATAAAGTGATAGAGGATTACAATGCTAGCGGAGAAGAACACCTAAGCAAGTTATTCAGGATAAGACACAGGTGGGTACCAGCATACTTCATGGATAAATTTTACCCATTCTCATCAAGCACAGGAAGGAGCGAGAGCACAAATAACATGTGGAAATGCTATAGCCAGCACACAGACACGATAACAATCTTCCTTGAACAATATGAGGTCATACAAGACAAGTGCTTATCTGCCCTGGACAAGAAGAAGCTCACATCAACACTGAAAACAGCAAAATTAGTAACAAGACATCCGTTTGAGAAGCAAGCTCTTGAACAATTCACAAAtgacatattcgagaagttccagaTTGAGATCACAAACAACACGGCATTCAAGGTAGATGGATCACTTGAACCTGGTCGCCACCTGCGGCTGAAAAGAATAGTGAAATTCTACAACCACATGGAATTCAAAAGGGAGTTGTTTGACGTCACATTTGACGATGAAAAAAAAACTTCATGTGTTCCTGCAAAAAGATGCAGAGGGATGGTATACATTGCTGCCATGTAA